Part of the Sporomusa termitida genome, AGCCTGACAGCGTCTACCGCATAACCCGTTTTCTTGGCTTTACCGGGCCTGCTGCCGGCCCTCCCGCCTTGCTGCCAATTACCGGTGATGATGTTCAGGCCCGACTGGTGATATTAGATGACAACAATGACGGCTTTAACGCCCGGGAAGAATACTGGCCGCTGGCCCTGAAGACGCCCGGCACATCGCCTGTTGTTATTTATAAAACCAACAACCCCGCCAGTTCCAGTCCAATTTGGCAGCAGATAGAAAAAACCCACCTGCAAAATACCATTGTCGTTATTTACGGCGACGATTTGCGGGCCAAAGGCGTTAATATCAGTCAAGGCCTCTCCTGGGAAAAAACAGCGCTGGAGTTTGTCTGGCAAATCAATAATAACCCCACCCTTGCCTATCTGGCCAACGCCCGCCACCTCATCGTCCCCCTGGGCCTGGAAGGCGCTGTCTATTATCGCAATGACGGCCTGGCTGCTGAATCGCGCTTGTTTTTCATGACCAATGAGTTTGAGGGCAGTTTCATTAAAGAGTCCCAGGGCAAAATGTACGGCCTCTCGTCCTGTTTTGTTGCCGGTCTTGCCCATAGTATTGCCGCCGGTATCCTGATTCAGGAGGATCTGACTAAATCAATCGAAGAAGGAATCCGCGAGGGAATTGTTGCGGCCCAGAAATACTATAACCTCGGTTTTGGCGCCAGCCTTCCGGAAACCGCCTTTCCTGATCCCTGTATATTTATCGAAAGCGAAAATGATTTTATCTATAAAGAACAAATTCAGGATGTTCCCATTCGCAATTCCAACAACCCCAAATGCCGGGCCTGCTGGTATATTATTAAAGACAAAAGCTCTAGCGGCCTGTCGGAGATTGCCTATGATATTGTAAAAAACGGCGAAAAGAGCGCCCTGAAATTTATCCCTATCGCCAGATTCGGCAACTTAATCACAGTGGACAGAACAGAAATTGAGGGTTACCGCAGCATTAAAAACCTTATCCTGGAGTACATCTCCGCCAAAAATATCACCCGGCCGCTCTCCATCGCCGTGTTTGGCACCCCGGGCTCCGGCAAATCGTTTGGTGTTACCGAAGTAGCCGCCACCATTGCCCCCGGCTTAATTCAAAAACTAAACTTTAATCTGTCCCAGCTGCAAAGCCTGGCAGACCTTATCGCCGCCTTTCACAAGGTACGGGACCTTGTCCTGGAAGGCAAACTCCCGCTGGTCTTTTTTGACGAGTTTGATTCAGCGTTCAATGGCAGCCTGGGCTGGCTGAAGTACTTTCTGGCCCCGATGCAGGACGGAGTATTCCGGGAAGGAGATTCGCTGCATCCACTCGGCAAAGCCATTTTCGTATTTGCCGGCGGCACCAGCAGTACCTTTACTGAGTTTTGCGGCGAAACACTACAGGATGAAGCAGAATACAAACAGTTCTTCAGGCATTTCCAAAGTGCCAAAGGGCCGGATTTTGTGAGCCGCCTGCGCGGTTATGTCAATATTCTGGGACCCAATCAGACCGATGAACAGGGGGACCATTTATTTGTGATTCGCCGGGCTATGCTGCTGCGTTCCCTGTTAGAACGCAAAACACCGCATTTGCTTAATGAACACCGGCAGGCGCAGATTGACGACGGCGTGTTGCGGGCCCTCCTGAAGGCACCAAGATATAAGCATGAGTCAAGGTCAATGGAAGCAATACTGGAAATGAGCCGGCTGTCCACAGCCAAAAAATGGGAACAGTCCCATCTGCCGCCGAAAGAGCAGTTGAAACTGCACGTAGATGAAGAACAATTTGCCCGGCACCTGATGCATGATGCCTTCTTTAGCGAAAAGATTGAACAGCTGGCGATGAACCTCCATCAAAAATCAGGTTATCTGCGGGAAGAGAATGACAATCCGGCAGCCAGTTGCCGGTGTCCCTGGGCTGACCTCAGGGAAGAGCATAAGGCTTCCGCCCGCAGCCTGGCCAAACACATTCCCAACGCCTTGCGCAAAATTAACTATGATGTTGTTTCTGTTAATGAAAAGCCGGCGCCCATCGAATTCTCCGCCAAGGAGCTGCGGATTTTAGCGGAATATGATCATAAACGCTGGTCACTGGAAAAAAAAGAAGCCGGCTGGAAGCACGGCCGGCTGTATAACGAACAAAAAAAGCTCCATCCATTATTGATTCCCTGGGATATTCTGACCGCGGAAGTACAAACCAAAATCATGGAGAATATTAAACACTGGCCGGAAATTCTGGCCGACGCCAGCTTCACGATTGAGCGCCTGAAGTCGCTGTGTTATTGCGAGACGCAGATCTGATCCTAAGCTAAGCCGACAGGACAATTCTTTAAACAGTTGAAGCACATATACTGGTTCCCTAAATAGGCGGCCTGCCTCAGCCGGGCATAATGTTCATCCACAAGCATTGCCTGTTGCTCTGCCGGTGATTTTCCCAAACGCTGCAGTTGAAACGTAATATCTGCCCCCAGGCCATAGGGCTGTGAATGGCTCAGACATTTCATAACATCGGTGCGGCCTTCCTCAGCCAAGGCTCCGGCCGGGCAGTTTTCCACACACAGATTGCAGTGAATGCAAAAGTCCTCATCACACCGGGCCGAGGGCCGTAAATCAAGATTGGTGATAATACTGGTAAAAATAACACGGGTGCCAAACCGGGGATGAATAACCAGATTATGCCGGCCGATTTTTCCCAGGCCGGCAGCAACTGCTGCATGGCGCTGGGAAAAATCGGCGATTGCCCGGCGGTCATTATGCATTTCAAAAGGATAAGAGATCGATATGGTAGCAACCTTGGCCTGGTATTTGTTCTCCAGCTGCCGTGCAATACGGTAGCTGGCCGTATGGGCAAAGGAGCCTAAATCCAGATACCCGTTTTGGGCTGCGCTCATACTGGGGCTTTCACAACTTGTCAGCGGTTTAAAGGCCAGCACAATGACCGATTTCGCATCAGGCAGAAACTTGGTAATGGCATATGACTTGGGGCTTTGATAGTCAGCAGCACAGGCAACACCAACATCATCCACCCCTAACTCCAGAATATAATCTCTAATTTGTTGTTCCAATTCTCACCACTCCTTTTGTTTTACGTGTACATACACTCAATTTCAAAAAAAAATTACGGCAGCAGTGCCTCCAGTTTGGCAATCAGGTGATTAAACTGCTCAACCTCCGGCTCGCCCAGATATTGCCGCAAGGCTGCCTGGGCCTCGTCCCACAGGCCTGTCGCAATATTCACCGCCGATTTTCCCGCGGCGGTAAGGCTGATGTGCCGGGAGCGCGGGTCTGTGCCGGTATTCACGGTAATAAGACCAGCCTCAGTAAGCGGCTTCAGATTGCGGTTTAGCGTAGTCCGGTCAATACGCATAATTTTGGCAAGTTCACTGATTGTAACAGGCTCCACATGCTCAAGATACCGCAATAATGAATATTGTGTAACCTTAAGTCCGCTTGGCCCTAGAATCTGCTCATAAAACTCGGTTACCGCCCGGGAAGCCCGCCGTATATTAAGACACAGGCAGGGACTGGGGGTTTTAGGATAATAGCCTGTAACAGATTCCATTGCTCCAGCACCTTTCAAAGATATTTGCAAAACAAAGTGTATATGCACATATTTGTCTACTGCTATAATATAACCTAAATTACGGCCTGTCAATACTACAAAGGTAAAAAAAGGGGTATCTCCGCAGGTAATTCCAGCCTATTGCTAAATACCTAAGTTTCGTTAACCGTTAACAAAACGCAGAGCTTTTACAGGTCTGCGCCGGATAAGTAAAAAATACCTTAGCCTATAAGACTTCAGCTTAGGCCTTACCCATTCCTGAACAGGTGCCGGTGGGTTCGCCAGGGTTGGCCCTGACCTGCGGCGGGCTGTATATTTTGATCAGATACCCCGGAACGGCAGGATTTGGCCTGGCCATCATTGAACAGGTTACAGGAGAAGCAGCAATAACAAAGTTATAAGGGAGAGCGATTATGGTTATTTCCGATGAAATTATGCGCAGGACCGATTTGCTGGGAGCCCATAACTATCATCCCCTGGCAATAGTAATAGCCCAGGCAGCAGGGGTATGGGTGGAGGATCCCGAAGGCAACCGCTATATGGATATGCTTAGTTCCTACTCGGCCCTCAATCACGGTCACAGGCACCCGAAGATTATCAGCGCGTTAAAAGATCAGGCCGATAAAGTAACCTTAACCTCCAGAGCTTTTTATAATGATCAGTTATATCAGTTTTTTGAGCAGCTGGCCAGGCTCACCGGCAAGGATATGTTCCTGCCCATGAATACCGGCGCGGAAGCGGTGGAAACGGCAATAAAGGCGGTACGGCGCTGGGCTTATCGCCATAAAGGCGTGCCGGAGAATCAGGCCGAAATCATCGTCTGCACCGGGAACTTTCATGGCCGCACAATGACGATTACCTCCTTTTCCTCCGAACCTGAATACCAGGCCGGCTTTGGCCCCTTTACGCCCGGTTTTGTCCTGATTCCGTATGGTGATTTGGCCGCACTGGCGAAAGCGATAACTGCCAACACAGCCGCCTTCCTGCTGGAACCGATTCAGGGCGAGGCCGGCATTGTACTCCCCCCTGACGGCTTTCTCCGGCAGGCCTGCCAACTGTGTAAGAATAATAATGTCTTGTTTGTCGCTGATGAGATTCAGACCGGTTTGGGCCGGACGGGAAAACTGTTTGCCTGTGACTGGGAGGATGTCAGCCCCGATATGTACATACTGGGTAAGGCGTTAGGCGGCGGGGTGCTTCCCATTTCCGTCGTCGCCGCCGATAAAAGCATTCTGGGGTTATTTAACCCGGGCTCCCATGGTTCTACCTTTGGCGGCAATCCCCTGGCCTGTGCAGTGGCAATAGCCGCCCTGGAGGTGCTGGCCGAAGAAAACCTGGTGGAAAACTCGCTTACCCTCGGCCAGTATTTTCTTGACAAACTCCGGCAGCTCTCCAATCCGGTCATCCGCGAGGTGCGCGGCCGGGGTCTGTTTATCGGCCTGGAACTGACAGTACCGGCCCGGCCCTATTGCGAGCAACTAAAAAACAAGGGCTTGCTGTGTAAAGAAACCCATAAAAATATTATCCGCTTTGCCCCGGCCCTGACAATTACCAGGGAAGAAATAGACTGGGCCTATACCCAAATACAGCAATGTTTTGCCGAGTCTGCCAGTAAATAGCAAGCTGAAAAATCGCCTGCTTTCGGCCATTAAACCGAAGGACAGGCGATTTTTTCATTCGGAAAAACTGAGCTGTAGTACAAATTATTATCGGCCTTCCAATGCTTCGCTACTAACACCTGCTCAGTTTTTCTGCAAGCTGTATTGGTCAATATATCTACCAAATTATCCTGCATAACATATCGCATTATGTACTTACTCATCATAATATATATTATATGATAGAGATTATGAAACAAATAAAAGCGGCGGAAAACATAAACTTAAATTTGTCTCGTCATTATTACCCGCTTAACGGCAATGTACACGAAGACTATATACTTCTGAATGTAAAGCAACTATTGAAGTTCAATTCTATTGCTTATTCCATAGCGTAATGAGGGAGGAATATACTTGAGTACAATAGGTCTTCAACTGCAAAGGTTCTTAGATGGCACAGTTTCTTCAGGCTCCAATGTAATATTTGACACTATAGTAAGCAGTTTTGGTCTTGTAAGCTATAATGCACTTACAGGTGAAATAACAATATCCAAAACAGGGCGATATCTTATCAATTGGGGGGTTATAACGCAGTCAACCCTGGGAGCAGGTGGTTTATCTTTTTCAATAGTAACATCGCAAGGCGATAATTTGCCGGGAGATTCCCCCATAAAAACAGGGGAGATCATCGGCTTTGCACTTATCCAGGTTGATTCAGTACCGCTAACATTAAGTTTAGTGAATCAGTCACTGAACACCATAACTTACTCTTCTGTGATCCCTATTAAGGCTTTGTTAGTATTAGTTGAAGTACCTGAAGAAGAAGGTGTTACCGGAGCAACCGGCTCTACCGGTACGACAGGCGCTACCGGCGCTACTGGTGAAACCGGCGCCACCGGGGCTACCGGCGCCACTGGTGAAACTGGTGCCATCGGTGCTACTGGCGCTACTGGAGATGCTGGAGCCACTGGTGAAACTGGCGCCATCGGTGCTACTGGTGATACCGGGGCTACTGGCGCTACTGGTGCAGGGGCTACTGGGGCTACCGGCGATACTGGTGTTACTGGCGCCACCGGTGCTACTGGTGATACCGGTGCTACTGGTGATACCGGCGCCACTGGTGCTACCGGAACCACCGGTGATACCGGCGCTACTGGTGATACCGGTGCCATCGGCGCCACTGGTGCGACTGGTGATACCGGAACCACCGGTGCGACCGGTGCTACTGGTGATACCGGAACCACTGGTGATACCGGAACCACCGGTGCTACCGGTGCAACTGGTGATACCGGAACCACCGGTGCTACCGGTGCGACTGGTGATACCGGAACCACCGGTGCTACCGGTGCAACTGGTGATACCGGAACCACCGGTGCTACCGGTGCAACTGGTGATACCGGAACCACCGGCGCCACTGGTGATATCGGCGCCACTGGTGATACCGGCGCCACTGGCGCCACTGGCGCGACTGGTGATACCGGAACCACCGGTGCGACCGGTGCAACTGGAGATATCGGAACCACCGGTGCGACCGGCGCCACTGGTGATACCGGCGTCACCGGTGATACCGGCGCCACTGGTGATACCGGCGCCACCGGCGCTACCGGCGCTACCGGCGCTACCGGCGCTACCGGTGATACCGGCGCTACCGGCGCTACCGGCGCTACCGGTGATACCGGCGCTACCGGTGATACCGGCGCTACTGGTGATACCGGGGCCACCGGCGCTACCGGCGCTACCGGTGAAACCGGCGCTACCGGTGAAACTGGCGCACAAGGATTATCGGCATATGCTTATATATACAATACAAGTGACCAAGTAGTAGCTCTGGAAGCTGATGTTACTTTCGATGCTAACAGTAACCTCAATGGTATTTCTCATACCCCCTTAACAGCTTCAATTACCCTTGATACTGCCGGTGATTATGCAATATGGTTCGTAGTTGCAGGGGTAGAGCCAAACCAGTTTACCCTCTGCCTGAATGGCACTCCCATTACGTCCAGCACCTATGGCTCTGGCGCTGGTACTCAACCCAATCCAGGTATGGTGATTGTTACTGCCGGTGCCGGCGATATCTTAACTTTAAGAAATCATACTAGTACTGCGCCGATAACATTGCAAACACTAGCAGGCGGCACCCAAGCTAACGCCAACGCCTCTGTCCTGATTCAGAAAATCAGCAGCTAAAAAAACAACCCGGCACAGGGGAAAAACACGGTCATTAGTTGACCGTGTTTTTTATGTCCTACTGCTATTTTCCAGGGCTGAATCCACAGGTGCGGAAGCCTGGACCTCAGGGATCAATATCCTGCCAAATCACCTCAGCTGACCACCATGTACCAATAAATCGCTGCATTCGGCGCTTTAAGGAGTTGTCATTTCACACCCCATAGAATAAATGCCTACTTCCGGGCCGGACTTGGGTAAACGGCAGCATTCTTCCTTGACATTTGGGAAAAACATAATGAAAGTTGTCCCTTTATCGACCTCTGATTCCACCTTAATCGTCCCGGCATGCCCTTCAATGATATTTCGGCACACTGCCAAACCTAATCCGGTTCCATTCTGCTTTGAGGTATAAAACGGCTCAAAAATTTTGTTTAGTAATTCAGGTTGAATACCGGTACCTGTGTCCTGGATTATAAGATTTATACCACTCATAGTTTTTTCAGTGGAAATCCTGAGGATACCGCGGGGGCTCATGGCATCAATCCCGTTGCGGGCCAGGTTAAGAACAAGTTGCCGTATTTCTCTTGGATTGAGACGTAATGCTTCAGCCTTTTCGCACAGATTATACTCCAGCTCAATACCGTTTTTTAGTGCATCAGATAAAATAAGGGGGTACAGCGAGCGTAGTACCTCATTAATATCAAGGGGCGTTTTATCAATCAACCGATTCCTGGTAAGCGACAAAAAGTCTTCAATAATTCCATTCATCCGGTCTAGTTCTTCTA contains:
- a CDS encoding RyR domain-containing protein; its protein translation is MKNTKISIVVSGDICVNVHQWQTKHQGPQGLNWQHFPQLHQDIKGGTALLLAKLVALSTGAAIHSPELQAEDKNLPPEILRSTLELGLFPVQPQADQPDSVYRITRFLGFTGPAAGPPALLPITGDDVQARLVILDDNNDGFNAREEYWPLALKTPGTSPVVIYKTNNPASSSPIWQQIEKTHLQNTIVVIYGDDLRAKGVNISQGLSWEKTALEFVWQINNNPTLAYLANARHLIVPLGLEGAVYYRNDGLAAESRLFFMTNEFEGSFIKESQGKMYGLSSCFVAGLAHSIAAGILIQEDLTKSIEEGIREGIVAAQKYYNLGFGASLPETAFPDPCIFIESENDFIYKEQIQDVPIRNSNNPKCRACWYIIKDKSSSGLSEIAYDIVKNGEKSALKFIPIARFGNLITVDRTEIEGYRSIKNLILEYISAKNITRPLSIAVFGTPGSGKSFGVTEVAATIAPGLIQKLNFNLSQLQSLADLIAAFHKVRDLVLEGKLPLVFFDEFDSAFNGSLGWLKYFLAPMQDGVFREGDSLHPLGKAIFVFAGGTSSTFTEFCGETLQDEAEYKQFFRHFQSAKGPDFVSRLRGYVNILGPNQTDEQGDHLFVIRRAMLLRSLLERKTPHLLNEHRQAQIDDGVLRALLKAPRYKHESRSMEAILEMSRLSTAKKWEQSHLPPKEQLKLHVDEEQFARHLMHDAFFSEKIEQLAMNLHQKSGYLREENDNPAASCRCPWADLREEHKASARSLAKHIPNALRKINYDVVSVNEKPAPIEFSAKELRILAEYDHKRWSLEKKEAGWKHGRLYNEQKKLHPLLIPWDILTAEVQTKIMENIKHWPEILADASFTIERLKSLCYCETQI
- a CDS encoding 4Fe-4S binding protein; translated protein: MEQQIRDYILELGVDDVGVACAADYQSPKSYAITKFLPDAKSVIVLAFKPLTSCESPSMSAAQNGYLDLGSFAHTASYRIARQLENKYQAKVATISISYPFEMHNDRRAIADFSQRHAAVAAGLGKIGRHNLVIHPRFGTRVIFTSIITNLDLRPSARCDEDFCIHCNLCVENCPAGALAEEGRTDVMKCLSHSQPYGLGADITFQLQRLGKSPAEQQAMLVDEHYARLRQAAYLGNQYMCFNCLKNCPVGLA
- a CDS encoding MarR family winged helix-turn-helix transcriptional regulator, encoding MESVTGYYPKTPSPCLCLNIRRASRAVTEFYEQILGPSGLKVTQYSLLRYLEHVEPVTISELAKIMRIDRTTLNRNLKPLTEAGLITVNTGTDPRSRHISLTAAGKSAVNIATGLWDEAQAALRQYLGEPEVEQFNHLIAKLEALLP
- a CDS encoding ornithine--oxo-acid transaminase, with the protein product MVISDEIMRRTDLLGAHNYHPLAIVIAQAAGVWVEDPEGNRYMDMLSSYSALNHGHRHPKIISALKDQADKVTLTSRAFYNDQLYQFFEQLARLTGKDMFLPMNTGAEAVETAIKAVRRWAYRHKGVPENQAEIIVCTGNFHGRTMTITSFSSEPEYQAGFGPFTPGFVLIPYGDLAALAKAITANTAAFLLEPIQGEAGIVLPPDGFLRQACQLCKNNNVLFVADEIQTGLGRTGKLFACDWEDVSPDMYILGKALGGGVLPISVVAADKSILGLFNPGSHGSTFGGNPLACAVAIAALEVLAEENLVENSLTLGQYFLDKLRQLSNPVIREVRGRGLFIGLELTVPARPYCEQLKNKGLLCKETHKNIIRFAPALTITREEIDWAYTQIQQCFAESASK